Below is a genomic region from Daphnia pulicaria isolate SC F1-1A chromosome 10, SC_F0-13Bv2, whole genome shotgun sequence.
ttctctattttcatTCTGATCGATCTGTCTCCGATTTCCGCTCGCTGTGTTCATGTGACATGCACCACCTGAATGCGACCACTTGCATGCTAAGCTGTAGGAGGGGACGTAAATTACCGGAAGAATCTACAGTCCTGCTGAACACAATGGGGCGTCGACGCCCATATGACTGTAATGGAATCATAGTTGGCTTGGTGTTTTGACGGccctaattttttatttatttaacattaCGTCACACTTCTTCCAAGAAGAATAGCTCTTTTGTATTGAACTAACGTTGATTTATAAATGACACAGTAAGCGCTGCTGGCCAGTTGGAACCACTGTCGGACCAATATCTTGCCAACCAAGAAGAATCGTTAGCCAAAGAACCTGAGCCACcagccaccaccactaccacaGAGGCTACAGAGCCCGAAATTGAGATTGCAGGCGTCGTGAATTGGAACAGGCCGAGCGGGATCGCATTTGGAGCAGCCACGTCGCTCTACGAACGGCACCCCGTCTCTGGGGAAACGGCTGGCAATCCACTGGCAGATGTAAGCCACAACACTTTTCtaaatgaactttttttttctcccccggcCGTTCATATTGATtattcattttcccttttaggCATTCGCCATCGTGACACGCTCTAACAACGCCCTGCTGTGCCTGGCCGATGGAGTCAATTGGGGTGAGAGAGCTGCGCTGGCTGCTCGCAGTGCAATTCACGGTGCTATGGATTATCTGAATCGAGCTCTCTTTACTTCCACCACAAACAGCCGCCAGTTAACCACCAGCGTAAGTCATAATGAGGCAGCCCAGACGGCCGAATAAGTATATGTTCTTCTTAACTCGTGCCTATTGTTTATTGCAGGATGTCTTCTTATCGCTGCTGCGCTCATTTCACGCGGCTCACAGCATGATCTTGCAGGAGGGCGGATTATTGACTACTCTGACAGCCGCTGTAGTAGCTCAAATGGACCAGTCTAGCTTACAAAATGCTCTTTACACGGGCTCGGATAATAGCAACAGCGCTAAATTCGCTGTATGTGTCTGCAATGTCGGCGATTCGTTGGCTTACGTCTACAGTCCCAAACATGGCGTCAGAGAGATAACGCACGGTAATAATTTAGTGCTCATCAATCTGTCAACACCATCCAGTCACTCTAGTGCTGctcattcttcttctctagGCTCACACGACGTTCAATCCATGCGAGACATGAGGGATGCTTTAGGAGCCTTGGGACCAGTGGACGGGCAGAATCCGGAGCTCAATAATTTGACGTGTTCTATGACAGTGATTGAAGAAGGAGACATTGTTTTTCTGACGTCAGACGGCATTTCGGACAATTTCGATCCGGTTGTGGGGAAATTTGTTGTTGCCCGGAAGCCGGATAAGATTGTTCCACTGCCGAATGGTGCCAAACAAACCGCTAAACCGCCAAATAGAAGTAAGTATACATCACATTTTTACAGCTATTCCCTACGTTTCTAtactaaataaaaagaatgttCACTTGGAAAAAACAGATTTACCAACAGTCGAAGCATTCCAAAGACATGAACTCACCCTGCTACGGATGGAGGACATCCTGCGCAACGGTATGATGCCGACCAACGACAACGGGAATCACTTGAAAGCCCAACAGCTGTGCGAGGATCTAGTCGATTTCGCCACTCGTCTGACGACGGCCAAGCGGCGGCTGCTGGAAGATCTCGAGCTCTACGTGGACCAAGATGGCAAAACACTGGATGCCGAGGAGCAGAAAATTCGACGGCGTAAAATCTGCGAGCGTTTGGCGATGATCCCCGGCAAACTGGATCACGCCACCTGCGTGGCCTACGAGGCTCGAATTCAACCACCCAATACGGAAGCGGATGCCTTGACCCATCAAATGGTGGCCAGCTATCCCTTCCGTGAATCGTCCATTTAGAAGAAGTGAGGTCCCTCCGGGCTCAATGCCGAGCATGAAATGTAATTTGGAACCCCAAGTGATCGCGTGCCCCGCCATATAACGGACCCTTGCCGCCCACCTTAACCGGTTACACTCTAATTTATCCTAACAATTCTTTTAACCATATTTTAACCATTACTGGTATATGCCACTTCTTTAtagtattcattttttaaaagttatctATTCGCAGTGGGTCATTCTTTAACGTCCATTTCCCTTATCGTGACTCGTGTGGGTGAACGatcaaggggaaaaaaatgacacCACTAAATCACTGTCgcccaaattctttttcttttacctgtAGTTGACGCTGTAGCCTTTAAAAGACAATTCAAAGATAATCAATGGCGATATGCGTCGCCACCGCTTGCACAATCTAACCGATtggtaaaaattcatttccctcttttttttattagactcTGCAGTATTTGAACCGAACATCTGgtcgctttttattttttttttcaaaattctgcTGGCTGAatgatttttgaatgtttgtaAATACACCTAGCGCAGTCTTTCGCTATTTACAATCATACGAAATTTGGGAACTCGCTTAAGGTTTAGCGTCTTTTTCTCCGTATGTTTTTGATCACGAGATTGAAAATGCTTCAGGTTAAGAATGCGTCTCGTGTCTTATTTTCTGGGGGGAATAACTCACGCACCAAGGATCGATGGTATACACCGTACGGGGAATGCGTGCAACTTTCCTTTGATTCGTCGAATTGAGCGAGTTAAATTTATGGGTTAGCGCCAATGGCtgcaattctttattgtgtcatATTCCTTGggtttcttccttttgaaaaTACTCGGAAGTAAAAAAGCCATTCGACCTCGTTCCCTTTGTTTGACCGAGAGTCCCTTAttcgccttttcttttcttgggaACCCTAGTGCTCGATCACCTACCAAAAGTTTCACATGCTACTCGCTGGACGAGTCACGCGGGACTGTTGTGTGCACGACCAATGCCCCAAAAgtatgtatatgtgtgtggAAACGTTCCGGTACTTCCTCTACTTATACTTTATAAGTACtggaatgagaaaagaaaagaaaaaagcaatttaaagTGGAATCGGAACCaagaaaaattgtaataataagTCGCCCAATTGGATTCGATGGCACGAAGAACTTGCTGACCTTATTTCGGTATTACAACTATTCCATCTTTCGtgacaattgatttttttttttttttataacttttattttttagcatTTCAAGTTATGACATTTCTCAATGAGTTGATCCCTGTTGATGGAGCAGAAATTGGAGACCGTACAAACTTTGGGTCGATCAAAGGGTTAAAAagttgggtttttcttttgaattggaAGTTGGCCCGCGCATATCCGTCTTTGTTCGTGATCCATCTGAACTATGGATGGGTTAAGACATacgcaagaaaaagaaaagtaatgcACCTATTGTACATACGTGAAGAGAGCTGGAAGGGCGGCGCAACTCCGCCGCGTCGGCCAACCTCCCTGCTGTAGCAGCCTATGTCCGGTTACGTTAACGTTCCTAACTCTGCGCTCTATCGTGCCATCCTCGTGAAACGGAAATAAGAACTGAGCGACTAACTTCCCTACCTGACAGTCGGTAGTTTGCTTACCAACAAACTCAGGTGTGGTGTGTGTTCCCCAAAGAAATCAATTCCAAACGGTGAGGAGGcttcatttgatttcaattctctCTCTAAATTgactaaaaacatttttttttcatgctcTGTCAAGCGTGTAGGTCTATTAGATGGTTGGATTAAGTGATGTAAATAAGGCGGAAGCGGGAAGCAACATCCGGAACCGAACGAGCCGACTGAACCGTTCGTCGGAAGCCATGAAATCAGCCAAAGAGAACGGAGGCTACGATTCGAGCGGAGGTGGTGGTCCGACGAATCACATCAAGAGGGGAACTGCGACGGTGCACGAATTGCAAGACCAGCACGTCGTCAGTATGGAGGAATCGCTTCTGCCGAATAACCGTTGCGTCGAGCAGCTCATGCTGgaagacagcagcagcagcacgcagAGCAACCCGGTCGATCCTTACGAGATGATGATCCAACAGCAGCCCCCGCCGCATCGCACACCGCGGCAGCATCAGACGTTGCATCAAAAGCCTCCACATCACGTGGTGCCTATTACACATACCAACCGCAAACTGGAAGAAAGTAAAGAGACCTCCTCGCCGAAGCGATGGGGAAAGAATATTGAAGAGAGCATCAGCGGCATTCTCAAAAGACTGGATCAATTGGCCGCCGATCATGAGCAGCATGGAggtaagttgtttttcttttttcatttataacatcacttgttttttttaagccaTCGCCTTGGCAACCCTAATTTGACTAGAAATTAAGGAGCACTAAACCTTGTTATATTCTGATTAGTCGGGTCGTCGTTCATTTGCATTTTACTACCcgacatgtttattattagatgcgattattatttctttttttttctgaaatgagACGCGTATAGGTTAGTATTTTATTAGAGTAATTATTTTATGGCTGTGCGTGAGTTATTTAATAGGCCTAAAACCTCTCAGTTAATTGCAGACGAAGCGATGGGCTACAGTACCAAAAGTACCGGTCGGTAGTATAAACACAACCCGGGGTTCAGGGACGTTTGACTAAGTAACAAAGAAAAGTAATCAAATGAAACAGTCGTTCAAATACCAGCAGCAGGACTTACTTGTTTGATTAGTATTGCTACGCTCCATACCATCcaagtaaacaaacaaaacaaagtatAGTTTAACTACCCACTGCGATATAGTACCGAATCAACTGATGTTGTGCCATATCCCTGGAGAACCCAGCACTGGCTAAATTATATTAGCGTTTTAGTGGAGTGAAGCACGGCAGTCGTAAACTCACCCGCGACGTTTCGCAGATGCCAACTCTTGTAATGAATAATCAATAACGCGTATGGATGTGTATACAATTATCATAAAAAATCCCTTTTATCATAGCCGGACCTCCGTTCTTCCAAACTATTAAGTCTTTTAATACGTCTGTGTTTTATCGTCATTTTCTGTGTTATATGACCTACTGCTGCCGTGacgaatttttatgtttgactcTCGTGCACTCGAGTCGTTTACGTAGCGATTTGTTTAGATGGGCTTGTAGACCCATGACATAAAAACCTTTCATGTCCGTATTCACATTATGAGTCAAAACAATGTCTTTTCCAATAGATGTAGGCAAGAAGAATGCTTTGATTGCACCCCAAGTACGAGCTGGACAAATCACGACTCACAAGGATCTGACCAGCGAACGACTGCAAAACACTAAAGAAAAAGACCGGATGGCCAAGCGGATTGAAGAACTGGAAAAGATAGTTGAACGATTGACAAATGAGAATCGACAGTGGAAAACACGTCTAGAAGACGTGATGGTTGAAAATCGACATTTGCAGCTGGTCAAGTATCCAGCTGATGAACTCAAATCTCGCTCGTCGGTTCTCCTGGCTGACATTAAGGGACGCCCTTCCGTCGTCCTAGCAGATCAAACGGGTAAACGAAACGATGCAGCGTGGATGTCACTGTGGAATGTTTTACCTCACGTTGGAGTTCCCAACGGTATCGAAGCGAACAGCTTCCAGCCATCGCATCCGGAAATATTACTCCGTTGTTTGCAAGTAAGCCAACCAAGCTGGATCCCTAGATGAGCTATTTCCGTCCGGAATTTGACGTTTTCCTTCTCTGctttttcaaaagattaaTTTACAGCACAAGAAGAAAGCCATGGAGAGGACCAAGCGCTTGCTAGTGGATCGCAATATAGACATTGCTCTGATTCAGGAGCCATATGCTCTTGGAACTGGCGCTCCTGAGATGTATGGCGTCCCGCCCGGTTACACTGCCTATCACAATTTAACGGAGCATCATACATCTGGGGCGGCCGTCATCGCCAAAAACACGCTGCGAGCCAAAATGTGCAGTTACAGTCGTAACGATATCGCCGGGGTAAGAGATGTGTCTAACTAGAGGATCAATAGGGTGCTGCGCGTCGCATTCGAAGCGATCATTTATTACGGCCGTAATTCCGACAGATTCAATTGAGATCGGGCAATAAAACATACCACTTTTACTCGGTGTTCTGCCGACCAAGTTCGTTGAATCTCAGCTCGACGTTGCTGCCGCTTCTGGACCAAGCGCCTCCCACTTTGGTTATCGGGATGGATGCCAGCGCCAAGCACCCGAAATGGAACAACGGAATGGTATGTCACACAGCGAATGATAGATCCACCGGCGCAaaagacagaaaaacaaaataaatctgCCGCGTAGAcgtgtaaaataaataagagctATAACGTTACAGGTCTATCGAAAGATTGATCAACGCGGACGAGAACTGGAACGATTGTTGGATCAATACGACATGCATCTAGCCAGTCCGCCGCTTTACAAACTGAAATACATACCGGAAAATTATACATTCATCGATGTCACACTAGGCGGAGAAAACATTCAGTTTCACGACTGGAAATTTTGGGAAGACTCTCTGTCAGATCACCCCTACGTTTTCTTTCAGGTAATAATTGCTCATCATTTAGGCAATGCGCCTAAT
It encodes:
- the LOC124314663 gene encoding PP2C-like domain-containing protein CG9801 isoform X1, translated to MPSIKQKFAGFFRQISNSGGGECLENANQIKPIHPSDSNSGCFIHRYLNGETRLKQPDILFGRTGQELPCLRLCTLQGEIIATHTGPDGGLTTVNRGQRGHVTSQDPDVSYIDSEDDVGSPPTTNSSEPTSNSAGRSRSAELVTIRAMGQTFVVRNHLPPTPPQPPRQFIPTLSSPPTSPNVAMATPVDPQNIDHTRLSDDDDDDDELSTVCEDPSQPTSSPCSSSSTSPPIITSASTCADQSDDYQDFLSKFGILSLPLHPSLDRHSVVQIDSPDDTLISGSLSPFLDQLDPLLTPDVPPSVGVSAAGQLEPLSDQYLANQEESLAKEPEPPATTTTTEATEPEIEIAGVVNWNRPSGIAFGAATSLYERHPVSGETAGNPLADAFAIVTRSNNALLCLADGVNWGERAALAARSAIHGAMDYLNRALFTSTTNSRQLTTSDVFLSLLRSFHAAHSMILQEGGLLTTLTAAVVAQMDQSSLQNALYTGSDNSNSAKFAVCVCNVGDSLAYVYSPKHGVREITHGSHDVQSMRDMRDALGALGPVDGQNPELNNLTCSMTVIEEGDIVFLTSDGISDNFDPVVGKFVVARKPDKIVPLPNGAKQTAKPPNRNLPTVEAFQRHELTLLRMEDILRNGMMPTNDNGNHLKAQQLCEDLVDFATRLTTAKRRLLEDLELYVDQDGKTLDAEEQKIRRRKICERLAMIPGKLDHATCVAYEARIQPPNTEADALTHQMVASYPFRESSI
- the LOC124314663 gene encoding PP2C-like domain-containing protein CG9801 isoform X2, whose amino-acid sequence is MPSIKQKFAGFFRQISNSGGGECLENANQIKPIHPSDSNSGCFIHRYLNGETRLKQPDILFGRTGQELPCLRLCTLQGEIIATHTGPDGGLTTVNRGQRGHVTSQDPDVSYIDSEDDVGSPPTTNSSEPTSNSVSAAGQLEPLSDQYLANQEESLAKEPEPPATTTTTEATEPEIEIAGVVNWNRPSGIAFGAATSLYERHPVSGETAGNPLADAFAIVTRSNNALLCLADGVNWGERAALAARSAIHGAMDYLNRALFTSTTNSRQLTTSDVFLSLLRSFHAAHSMILQEGGLLTTLTAAVVAQMDQSSLQNALYTGSDNSNSAKFAVCVCNVGDSLAYVYSPKHGVREITHGSHDVQSMRDMRDALGALGPVDGQNPELNNLTCSMTVIEEGDIVFLTSDGISDNFDPVVGKFVVARKPDKIVPLPNGAKQTAKPPNRNLPTVEAFQRHELTLLRMEDILRNGMMPTNDNGNHLKAQQLCEDLVDFATRLTTAKRRLLEDLELYVDQDGKTLDAEEQKIRRRKICERLAMIPGKLDHATCVAYEARIQPPNTEADALTHQMVASYPFRESSI
- the LOC124314692 gene encoding uncharacterized protein LOC124314692 → MVGLSDVNKAEAGSNIRNRTSRLNRSSEAMKSAKENGGYDSSGGGGPTNHIKRGTATVHELQDQHVVSMEESLLPNNRCVEQLMLEDSSSSTQSNPVDPYEMMIQQQPPPHRTPRQHQTLHQKPPHHVVPITHTNRKLEESKETSSPKRWGKNIEESISGILKRLDQLAADHEQHGDVGKKNALIAPQVRAGQITTHKDLTSERLQNTKEKDRMAKRIEELEKIVERLTNENRQWKTRLEDVMVENRHLQLVKYPADELKSRSSVLLADIKGRPSVVLADQTGKRNDAAWMSLWNVLPHVGVPNGIEANSFQPSHPEILLRCLQINLQHKKKAMERTKRLLVDRNIDIALIQEPYALGTGAPEMYGVPPGYTAYHNLTEHHTSGAAVIAKNTLRAKMCSYSRNDIAGIQLRSGNKTYHFYSVFCRPSSLNLSSTLLPLLDQAPPTLVIGMDASAKHPKWNNGMVYRKIDQRGRELERLLDQYDMHLASPPLYKLKYIPENYTFIDVTLGGENIQFHDWKFWEDSLSDHPYVFFQVE